A portion of the Chryseobacterium tructae genome contains these proteins:
- a CDS encoding NAD(P)/FAD-dependent oxidoreductase, with the protein MIDKRELCNGSTSATTSMLQYEIDVPLYELIEKIGEKGAVASYKACSESIDMLELLTKKIHSNAGFKRKKSLYFASKKKDADWLNKEYEARKKAGFEVKWLKADQILQKFGFENTYGGILSKQGASIDAFQFAHELCKHNVRKGLKIFDKTEMTEVEYHKGFNIAQLESGFKIRTKKIIYCIGYESKNLLKENFVNLKSTYAVVSEVDKDKFKNIASTLVWNTDEPYLYMRTTDDGRMLIGGGDEDFYDAKKRDAILDKKENEILKNLKKIKPDYHFYPDFVWAGTFGETKDGLPYIGEHAKFKNSYFVLGFGGNGITFSVTGMEMASWFMKGKKHPLSRYFKFGR; encoded by the coding sequence TTGATTGATAAGCGTGAGCTTTGTAATGGGAGTACTTCAGCCACTACTTCAATGCTGCAATATGAAATAGATGTTCCTCTCTATGAATTAATAGAAAAGATAGGAGAAAAAGGAGCTGTTGCAAGCTATAAAGCATGCTCAGAGTCTATTGATATGCTTGAATTGCTGACAAAGAAAATACATTCTAATGCTGGATTTAAACGTAAAAAATCATTGTACTTTGCTTCGAAAAAGAAAGATGCAGATTGGCTGAATAAAGAATATGAAGCCAGAAAAAAGGCAGGATTTGAAGTTAAATGGTTAAAGGCAGATCAGATCTTGCAGAAATTCGGATTTGAAAATACATATGGAGGTATCCTTTCAAAACAAGGAGCAAGTATTGATGCTTTTCAGTTTGCACATGAACTATGTAAACATAACGTAAGGAAAGGATTGAAAATATTTGATAAAACTGAAATGACTGAAGTAGAATATCATAAAGGTTTCAATATAGCTCAATTAGAAAGCGGTTTTAAGATCCGGACAAAGAAAATAATCTATTGCATAGGGTATGAAAGCAAAAACTTACTAAAGGAAAATTTTGTGAATTTGAAAAGTACTTATGCCGTTGTTTCTGAAGTAGATAAGGATAAGTTTAAAAATATAGCAAGTACCTTGGTCTGGAATACCGACGAACCTTACCTGTATATGCGAACGACTGATGATGGTAGAATGTTGATTGGCGGTGGTGATGAAGATTTTTATGACGCTAAAAAACGGGATGCTATTCTGGATAAAAAAGAAAATGAAATCCTAAAGAATTTAAAAAAGATAAAACCCGACTATCATTTCTATCCTGATTTTGTATGGGCTGGAACTTTTGGTGAAACAAAAGACGGACTTCCTTACATCGGTGAACATGCAAAATTCAAAAACTCTTACTTTGTGTTGGGCTTTGGTGGAAATGGAATTACTTTTTCAGTAACAGGAATGGAAATGGCTTCCTGGTTTATGAAAGGTAAAAAACATCCATTGTCTCGTTATTTTAAATTTGGACGGTGA
- a CDS encoding DUF4139 domain-containing protein: MKEDQLSDGEKKLDDERKKLQRQVSLLNIQVKNLTGEQNIINDNLKVSAHDKSTPQEQLIKLTEFYRKRMLEIDNQIFLLNEQKITLDEGIAKLNKQSDEEQTHKNTNRKELLLEILADNDTSLNLGVSYIVSNAGWVPSYDLRAESVKKPLEMIYKGKIYQKTGQDWKNIKLFVSTYRPLYNQDRPILSPLYVAEYTAHNAMLEVADYKAKKESALVNAYQMRQEIAAKPSQIPIASVSDSQMNVIYELNYTQTILSQEKEQYVILDKKQIDATYKYHTVPKVNNQVFLMAFVKNWQNLNLINGEANIYFEDNYIGKTNITSNYVKDEFPISLGVDERITVKRIKLEDKASQKPMNSNKWETESYQISVRNNTKESIELEVLDQLPISENSKISVRAIDTGSGSLDEKTGSILWNKKIGSGGSEKISFSYEIKYPKEMQIQYYNR; the protein is encoded by the coding sequence TTGAAAGAAGATCAGCTTTCCGATGGTGAAAAAAAGCTGGATGATGAAAGAAAAAAACTTCAGAGACAGGTCAGCCTTTTGAATATTCAGGTTAAAAATCTTACGGGAGAACAGAATATCATTAATGATAATTTAAAGGTATCAGCCCATGATAAATCAACGCCTCAGGAACAACTGATTAAGCTTACTGAATTTTATAGAAAAAGAATGCTGGAGATTGATAACCAGATCTTTCTATTAAATGAGCAGAAAATCACACTGGATGAAGGTATTGCCAAGCTTAATAAACAATCTGATGAAGAACAAACTCATAAAAACACGAATAGAAAAGAACTTTTACTTGAAATTCTTGCCGATAATGATACCAGCCTAAATCTAGGTGTTAGTTATATCGTTTCTAATGCAGGCTGGGTTCCGTCTTATGACCTTCGTGCCGAGTCTGTAAAGAAGCCTCTTGAAATGATTTATAAAGGAAAAATCTATCAGAAAACCGGACAGGACTGGAAAAATATAAAACTGTTTGTTTCTACTTACAGACCATTATACAATCAGGATAGACCTATCCTTTCTCCGCTTTATGTTGCAGAATATACGGCTCACAATGCCATGCTTGAAGTTGCTGATTATAAAGCGAAAAAAGAATCTGCATTGGTAAATGCTTATCAAATGAGACAGGAGATCGCTGCAAAACCTAGCCAGATCCCTATTGCATCTGTTTCTGACAGCCAAATGAATGTAATTTACGAGCTCAACTATACCCAAACTATTCTTAGTCAGGAAAAAGAACAATATGTGATCCTGGATAAAAAGCAAATTGATGCTACTTATAAATACCATACGGTTCCAAAGGTAAATAACCAGGTATTCCTGATGGCATTTGTGAAAAACTGGCAGAACCTCAACCTTATTAATGGGGAAGCGAACATCTATTTTGAAGATAATTATATCGGAAAGACCAATATTACCAGTAACTATGTAAAGGATGAGTTCCCAATTTCTCTGGGAGTTGATGAAAGAATTACTGTGAAAAGAATCAAACTGGAGGATAAAGCTTCTCAAAAACCTATGAATTCTAATAAATGGGAAACAGAATCTTACCAGATCAGTGTGCGAAACAATACCAAAGAAAGTATTGAACTTGAAGTGCTTGATCAGCTTCCTATCAGTGAAAACTCTAAAATTTCAGTGAGAGCAATAGACACTGGAAGCGGAAGCCTTGATGAGAAAACGGGAAGTATTCTTTGGAATAAAAAAATAGGTTCCGGAGGCTCTGAAAAGATCAGCTTCTCTTATGAAATAAAGTATCCTAAAGAGATGCAGATCCAATATTACAACAGATAA
- a CDS encoding tetratricopeptide repeat-containing sensor histidine kinase: protein MKLAFKILFISILMVGNYFSAQDTTRVSQAVKSAAKLKKAVDKNDDKGVADTYVGMASDYYNQGNYAKSEEYLVKAKALYQKLNDKKNLESVTRKLAQSQEKQNKITPAISNYSMAAQMSYSEKSKTVNSNDVARLSAPTPEVQAEAIQNNINISKKENEQANVAEGYSQLADVNIRQKDIYKAEENLNAAYKISKKEAPQQALAINQKLADLYVENKNFDKAIEAKKKVLKEDFVKDNSQEKVNQIQELADIYIKKNDPKEAVDLLKNAYGIALDKGHTLEAQKSVKRLDSLYAISGNIDASVQLYRDFLGKLPNLVSKDRSLVDNKILEDTEQRISQLEKEKELKDELIRKKNLFNYGLIGALILLTGLVIFIFRTLKKVQIKNKKIALQSLRREMNPHFIFNSLNSVNHFIATNNELEANQYLTKFSKLMRGVMENSTNDFIPFQQELDLLQNYLALEKTRFADKFDYEINVDESLNMQSLQIPGMLVQPFLENAIWHGLRYRSEKGLLKLSFEKNSHDLRITIEDNGIGIEESKKQKTQHQKTREGRGMKNTLERIKLLNDLYKKDITCSVKDKESNSGVLVTIQINLV, encoded by the coding sequence GTGAAATTAGCTTTTAAAATACTGTTCATTTCAATATTGATGGTGGGAAATTACTTTTCAGCACAGGATACTACAAGGGTTTCCCAAGCTGTGAAGTCTGCTGCAAAACTGAAAAAGGCAGTAGATAAGAATGATGATAAAGGCGTTGCAGATACTTATGTAGGCATGGCTTCCGATTACTATAATCAAGGAAATTATGCGAAGAGTGAAGAGTATCTTGTGAAAGCAAAAGCTCTTTATCAGAAACTTAATGATAAAAAGAATCTGGAATCTGTTACCCGGAAATTAGCCCAGTCACAGGAAAAGCAAAATAAAATAACGCCTGCCATCAGCAATTACAGTATGGCAGCGCAGATGAGTTATAGTGAGAAAAGCAAAACCGTTAATTCTAATGATGTAGCAAGACTTTCAGCTCCTACACCGGAGGTTCAGGCAGAAGCGATTCAGAATAATATTAATATAAGCAAAAAAGAAAATGAACAGGCCAATGTAGCGGAAGGGTACAGTCAATTGGCAGACGTGAATATACGACAGAAAGATATTTATAAAGCAGAGGAAAACCTTAATGCCGCTTATAAAATTTCAAAAAAAGAAGCTCCACAACAAGCTTTGGCTATTAATCAGAAACTTGCTGATCTTTATGTTGAAAATAAGAACTTTGATAAAGCTATTGAAGCTAAAAAGAAGGTTTTAAAAGAAGATTTCGTAAAAGATAACTCACAAGAGAAAGTTAATCAGATTCAGGAACTGGCAGATATCTACATCAAGAAAAATGATCCGAAAGAAGCCGTGGATTTGTTGAAAAACGCCTACGGAATTGCATTAGATAAAGGCCATACGCTGGAAGCTCAGAAAAGTGTAAAGAGACTGGACAGTCTGTATGCTATTTCAGGAAATATTGATGCTTCAGTTCAGTTATATAGAGATTTTCTAGGAAAACTTCCGAATTTAGTTTCTAAAGACAGAAGTCTGGTAGATAATAAGATCCTGGAAGATACGGAACAAAGAATATCACAACTGGAGAAGGAAAAAGAGCTGAAAGACGAGCTTATCCGCAAGAAAAATCTTTTTAATTATGGGTTAATAGGTGCTTTGATCCTGTTGACAGGTCTTGTTATTTTCATTTTCAGAACGTTGAAAAAAGTTCAGATCAAGAATAAGAAGATCGCACTTCAATCCCTTCGACGGGAGATGAATCCTCACTTTATTTTTAATAGCCTGAATAGTGTCAATCACTTTATTGCGACCAATAATGAATTGGAGGCTAATCAGTATCTTACCAAGTTTTCAAAACTGATGCGTGGCGTGATGGAAAACTCTACCAATGATTTTATCCCTTTTCAGCAGGAATTGGATCTGCTCCAAAATTATCTTGCTCTTGAAAAAACACGTTTTGCTGATAAGTTTGACTACGAAATTAATGTTGATGAATCCCTGAATATGCAAAGCCTACAGATTCCCGGAATGCTTGTACAGCCGTTTCTAGAAAATGCTATCTGGCATGGATTGCGTTATAGATCAGAAAAAGGACTTTTGAAATTAAGCTTTGAGAAAAATAGCCATGATCTAAGAATTACCATTGAAGATAACGGAATAGGAATAGAAGAAAGCAAAAAACAGAAAACCCAACACCAGAAAACCCGTGAGGGAAGAGGAATGAAAAATACGCTGGAAAGAATTAAGCTGCTGAATGATCTGTATAAAAAAGATATAACTTGTTCTGTAAAGGATAAAGAAAGCAATAGCGGGGTTTTGGTCACTATTCAAATTAATCTGGTTTAA
- a CDS encoding SIMPL domain-containing protein: MKLKHFLLIGILTLGSFVNAQEIKKNAIEVTGVAEMEVEPDEIIFSIGIKADNKNDLADNEKKMFDILKNAGVKNEDIKFKSMYQNIYAKNGKFSKNYQFKTNAKSNLSKIFEDLNQKWVSSLNIAEVKNTKIADFRKAVKINALKAAKEKADYLLESMGKKVGNVLEIVEIEDYTSDTVMPVAYKSRMSNVQMEMADAPVDFSFDNIENIKLKYSIKTRYEIL, from the coding sequence ATGAAATTGAAACATTTTTTATTAATCGGAATTTTAACGCTGGGAAGTTTTGTAAACGCTCAGGAAATAAAGAAAAATGCAATTGAGGTAACGGGTGTTGCCGAAATGGAAGTAGAACCGGATGAAATCATCTTCAGCATCGGAATAAAAGCAGATAACAAAAATGATCTGGCGGACAATGAAAAGAAGATGTTTGATATTCTAAAGAATGCTGGTGTAAAGAACGAGGATATCAAATTTAAATCGATGTACCAGAACATATACGCCAAAAACGGCAAATTTTCAAAGAACTATCAGTTTAAAACTAATGCAAAATCTAACCTGAGTAAAATCTTTGAAGATCTGAATCAGAAATGGGTAAGCAGCCTGAACATTGCGGAAGTAAAAAACACCAAGATTGCAGACTTTAGAAAAGCAGTAAAGATCAATGCTTTAAAAGCAGCAAAAGAAAAGGCTGATTATCTGTTGGAAAGTATGGGTAAAAAAGTGGGCAACGTCCTTGAAATCGTTGAAATTGAAGACTACACCAGCGACACTGTTATGCCTGTTGCTTACAAAAGCAGAATGAGCAATGTACAAATGGAAATGGCAGATGCACCTGTAGATTTTTCATTTGACAATATTGAAAATATAAAGCTGAAATACAGTATCAAAACGAGATATGAAATCCTTTAA
- a CDS encoding DUF4140 domain-containing protein, which translates to MKRYLLITLFSVVFFKAQEIKKEIEVKQATVFLQGAKVFGSTNVNLQKGRNTIRIVNLPNDLDEIRIKLILKRTPHFYRSLLKIIF; encoded by the coding sequence ATGAAACGTTATCTTTTAATCACTCTATTTTCGGTAGTCTTTTTCAAGGCACAGGAAATCAAAAAAGAAATTGAGGTAAAGCAGGCTACTGTATTTCTGCAGGGAGCAAAGGTCTTTGGAAGTACAAACGTCAATCTTCAGAAAGGAAGAAATACCATAAGAATTGTAAATCTTCCGAATGATCTGGATGAAATACGTATAAAATTAATCTTGAAAAGAACACCACACTTCTATCGATCACTCCTCAAAATAATTTTTTGA